The Devosia sp. MC521 genome has a segment encoding these proteins:
- a CDS encoding Bax inhibitor-1/YccA family protein: MSSQPNMRWGTAAATQSNAAFDEGLRQHMLRVYNYMGLGLVITGLVAFFVGNTPALYVPIFSSPLKWVVMFAPLGFVMFFSFKINTLSASAAQAMFWAFCGIMGLSMASIFLNFTGASIARTFFISAAMFGVMSLYGYTTKANLAKFGSFLIMGLIGVVIASIVNIFLGSSVLQFAVSIIGILVFLGLTAWDTQSIKDQYSEHNGVEGNQKLAVMGALSLYLSFINIFQLLLSLTGQQED, translated from the coding sequence ATGTCATCTCAGCCCAATATGCGGTGGGGCACTGCGGCCGCGACCCAGAGCAACGCCGCTTTTGACGAAGGCCTCCGCCAGCACATGCTGCGCGTTTATAACTATATGGGTCTGGGCTTGGTCATCACCGGGCTGGTTGCCTTCTTCGTTGGCAACACGCCAGCGCTCTATGTCCCGATCTTTTCGTCGCCGCTCAAGTGGGTGGTGATGTTCGCCCCACTGGGCTTCGTGATGTTCTTCTCGTTCAAGATCAACACGCTCTCAGCCAGTGCGGCACAGGCCATGTTCTGGGCCTTCTGCGGCATCATGGGCCTCTCCATGGCCTCGATCTTCCTCAACTTCACCGGCGCGAGCATTGCCCGCACCTTCTTCATCTCCGCTGCTATGTTCGGCGTGATGAGCCTTTACGGCTACACCACCAAGGCGAACTTGGCTAAGTTCGGCTCCTTCCTGATCATGGGTCTGATCGGCGTGGTCATCGCCTCGATCGTCAACATTTTCCTCGGCTCGAGCGTCCTGCAGTTCGCGGTCTCGATCATCGGCATCTTGGTTTTCCTCGGCCTCACGGCTTGGGATACCCAGTCGATCAAGGACCAGTATTCCGAACATAACGGCGTTGAAGGCAATCAGAAGCTCGCTGTGATGGGAGCGCTCTCGCTCTACCTCAGCTTCATCAATATCTTCCAACTGCTGCTCAGCCTGACCGGGCAACAAGAGGACTAA
- a CDS encoding exopolysaccharide biosynthesis protein, which yields MLNEDPSARVTDEAYSLSTALQRIADRTDRDRIFIRDLLAELDQRAIAAMLFVFAVPNTIPVPPGVSGVLGAPLLFLAAQLMLGRAPWLPALIADRSFARADFARILNKIGPWLAKAERLMRPRLTVLTKPPAEYIIGAIMLVLAIVLFLPIPLGNMLPAIAICILALGLIQRDGLWVIAGTVTAIVSVIIVSGVVAAFAFAAWLALTAIF from the coding sequence ATGTTGAATGAAGATCCCAGCGCGCGCGTTACCGACGAAGCCTATAGCCTCTCTACCGCTCTGCAGCGGATCGCGGACCGCACCGACCGTGACCGCATCTTCATTCGCGATCTTCTAGCCGAACTCGACCAGCGGGCCATTGCGGCCATGCTCTTTGTTTTCGCCGTCCCCAACACCATCCCCGTGCCACCCGGCGTTTCGGGCGTTTTGGGTGCGCCGCTGCTGTTTCTGGCCGCGCAGCTCATGCTGGGCCGCGCCCCTTGGTTGCCTGCCCTGATCGCTGACCGCTCGTTTGCGCGGGCCGACTTCGCCCGCATCCTCAATAAAATTGGCCCGTGGCTGGCAAAGGCCGAGCGCCTCATGCGCCCGCGCCTCACTGTCCTGACCAAGCCGCCCGCCGAATACATCATCGGCGCGATCATGCTCGTTCTGGCGATAGTGCTGTTCCTGCCCATTCCGCTCGGCAACATGCTCCCCGCCATTGCCATCTGCATTCTGGCGCTCGGGCTCATCCAGCGTGATGGCCTATGGGTCATCGCAGGCACGGTCACAGCCATAGTTTCAGTCATTATCGTTTCAGGCGTCGTTGCAGCCTTTGCCTTCGCCGCCTGGCTGGCCTTAACGGCCATATTCTGA
- a CDS encoding fumarylacetoacetate hydrolase family protein yields MSLALSNLLLAQHNAGTLIETLDENLVPKDRAEAYVVQSEVVAALGPIGAWKVQPYPADAEPLASPIPASFVFPAGDAIALNTKAALLVEAEVAVTLKSDLPAFDGTYGPDDVLAAIGTTQLAIEILGPRFANPAATPSLAGIADFQSNGAVIFGKSRSFGDLAELGTLDMDLLVDGASIGKVTEGPTTERTLRSLAWLANHAVSRGTPLKAGDVIITGARIGALPLNGKTITITAPGFETITATLV; encoded by the coding sequence ATGTCGCTCGCCTTGTCCAATCTTCTGCTTGCCCAGCATAATGCCGGAACACTGATCGAAACCCTCGACGAAAACCTAGTCCCCAAAGACCGGGCTGAGGCCTATGTGGTGCAGTCAGAAGTCGTCGCCGCGCTCGGCCCGATTGGCGCATGGAAAGTGCAGCCCTATCCTGCCGACGCTGAGCCACTTGCCTCCCCTATTCCTGCCAGCTTCGTCTTCCCAGCGGGCGACGCAATCGCGCTCAACACCAAAGCCGCTCTGCTTGTCGAGGCTGAAGTTGCGGTGACGCTCAAGAGCGACCTACCAGCGTTTGATGGCACCTATGGCCCAGACGACGTGCTCGCCGCCATTGGCACCACGCAGCTGGCCATCGAAATCCTCGGACCCCGCTTTGCCAATCCAGCAGCCACCCCATCGCTCGCCGGTATTGCCGATTTCCAGAGCAATGGCGCTGTCATTTTCGGCAAGTCCCGCTCCTTTGGCGATCTGGCCGAACTGGGCACGCTCGACATGGATCTGCTGGTTGATGGCGCGTCCATTGGCAAGGTCACCGAAGGCCCAACCACCGAACGCACGCTGCGCTCGCTCGCTTGGCTCGCCAACCACGCCGTTTCGCGCGGCACCCCACTCAAGGCTGGCGATGTGATCATCACCGGCGCGCGCATTGGCGCTCTACCGCTCAACGGCAAGACCATCACCATCACCGCACCTGGTTTTGAAACCATCACCGCAACGCTCGTCTAA
- a CDS encoding FAD-dependent oxidoreductase yields MERWGGMVDVAKDEIPVISPVPSTPGLFVMGGFTFGLTQGLGAGELMADLVAGDVPKINAKNFELARITVG; encoded by the coding sequence ATCGAGCGTTGGGGTGGCATGGTCGATGTCGCTAAGGACGAGATTCCGGTGATCAGCCCGGTGCCGAGTACGCCGGGACTTTTTGTCATGGGCGGGTTCACTTTCGGCCTGACGCAGGGGCTGGGCGCGGGGGAGCTTATGGCAGATCTCGTTGCCGGGGATGTGCCGAAAATTAACGCCAAGAACTTTGAATTGGCGCGGATCACTGTGGGTTGA
- a CDS encoding FAD-dependent oxidoreductase has protein sequence MKLTRRNVLLGSGALLLAGAGAITIPMALRPGSLQASTSRARPVSGQGTLPAEADVVIIGAGIMGVSTAFFLAEKGLSVVVCEKGQVAAEQSSRAYGQVTNFGLPQEVVELGQQSKMLWQGMNARIGQDTSYRAYGRVQAFKEDSEIEEARAWLAKAEAVAPIQAPIRARFVEGAELEQLLPGAQSEWKAGYYQDDDGGMEPAFAAPAVAEGAMARGVTIVTECAVRGFETEGGAVSHVITEKGVVRTKALVVAGGSWSRLFLGNADINFPVLPVYLSQQRIAGVEGPPAVGAAGRVVWRKEVDGSYSNGPRFMTAPILRDSFSLLFDFLPVLPEMLSGDTPLDMTLGSDLPRSFGIERSWKLDQQTPFERARIVAPTHNDGTLDASFGWLKDEFPAF, from the coding sequence ATGAAGCTGACGCGACGGAATGTGTTGCTTGGATCGGGAGCCCTGCTTCTCGCGGGTGCTGGCGCGATCACAATCCCCATGGCGTTGCGTCCGGGCAGTTTGCAGGCGTCGACGTCGCGCGCCCGGCCTGTGAGCGGGCAAGGAACCCTGCCGGCGGAAGCCGATGTGGTCATTATCGGCGCGGGGATCATGGGCGTCTCCACGGCATTCTTTCTGGCCGAAAAAGGCCTTTCCGTCGTCGTTTGCGAAAAGGGTCAAGTGGCCGCGGAGCAATCGAGTCGAGCCTATGGGCAGGTCACCAATTTTGGCCTGCCGCAGGAGGTTGTCGAGCTTGGTCAGCAGAGCAAAATGCTCTGGCAGGGGATGAACGCCCGGATTGGGCAAGATACGAGTTATCGGGCCTACGGGCGGGTGCAGGCTTTCAAGGAAGACAGCGAGATTGAAGAGGCGCGTGCGTGGCTGGCAAAGGCCGAAGCCGTGGCGCCTATTCAGGCTCCTATTCGGGCTCGATTTGTCGAGGGGGCAGAGCTGGAGCAACTGTTGCCCGGGGCGCAATCTGAGTGGAAAGCTGGGTATTATCAAGACGATGATGGCGGGATGGAGCCTGCGTTTGCAGCGCCTGCTGTTGCCGAAGGAGCGATGGCGCGGGGCGTGACCATTGTTACCGAGTGTGCTGTGCGCGGGTTTGAAACTGAGGGTGGGGCGGTGTCCCATGTCATCACCGAAAAGGGGGTGGTGCGGACGAAGGCCTTGGTGGTTGCGGGTGGGAGCTGGTCGCGTCTGTTCCTCGGTAACGCCGATATCAACTTCCCGGTTCTGCCGGTTTACCTGTCCCAGCAACGCATTGCGGGCGTTGAGGGGCCGCCTGCTGTGGGCGCAGCCGGGCGTGTGGTTTGGCGCAAGGAAGTGGACGGGAGCTATTCGAACGGTCCTCGTTTTATGACCGCTCCGATTTTGCGCGATAGCTTCTCGTTACTCTTTGATTTTCTGCCGGTTCTGCCGGAAATGCTCTCCGGTGATACGCCGCTTGATATGACTTTAGGCTCTGATTTGCCGCGGTCTTTTGGCATTGAGCGCTCGTGGAAGCTCGATCAGCAAACGCCGTTTGAGCGGGCCCGTATTGTGGCGCCAACGCATAATGATGGCACGCTGGATGCCTCTTTCGGCTGGCTGAAAGACGAGTTTCCGGCGTTCTAG
- a CDS encoding UdgX family uracil-DNA binding protein (This protein belongs to the uracil DNA glycosylase superfamily, members of which act in excision repair of DNA. However, it belongs more specifically to UdgX branch, whose founding member was found to bind uracil in DNA (where it does not belong), without cleaving it, appears to promote DNA repair by a pathway involving RecA, rather than base excision.), translating to MLAIRLIKPNDLDEWRGKARRLLAAGVAPHDVVWRYGTDQNGLFEAGEELLPEANGPVGSVPKEFIELARGAIQHSDPARFDGLYRLLWRLQKDRSLVHVASDRDMLLLTRLASGVRRDSHKMKAFVRFRRLEDESCANGEHFVSWFEPEHFVLEATAPFFVRRFASMDWAIITPYASAFWDTETLTFGPGGQKSDVPQEDSVEDDWRTYYRSIFNPARLKVSMMKSEMPVKYWKNLPEAEEIGSLIRDAKAMEVLMIAQASSQPPARHMRMQDRVVAAQPVDIETLADAREAIHSCKNCPLHEFATQPVFGEGPENAEVLFVGEQPGDSEDLAGKPFIGPAGQVFDEVLGRVGIDRKKIYVTNAVKHFKFEPRGKRRIHQRPSAGEVQACRFWLDMEIAMVKPKIIVALGATAAESLLGRRGVSIAESRGKPFALDNGALLFVTNHPSYLLRLPDPAVRQEEMEKFQSDLTLVRNLMMEKDIHSLGAEALDFKSRRF from the coding sequence ATGTTGGCGATCCGACTGATCAAGCCCAACGATCTTGACGAATGGCGCGGCAAGGCGCGTCGCCTGTTGGCGGCAGGCGTTGCGCCGCATGACGTTGTTTGGCGCTATGGGACAGATCAAAACGGGCTGTTCGAAGCGGGTGAGGAGCTGCTGCCGGAAGCCAATGGCCCCGTGGGGTCCGTGCCGAAGGAATTTATTGAGCTGGCGCGTGGGGCGATACAGCACTCCGATCCTGCGCGGTTCGATGGGCTTTATCGTTTGTTGTGGCGGCTGCAAAAAGACCGCTCTCTGGTGCATGTCGCCTCTGATCGCGACATGCTTCTGCTGACGCGGCTTGCCTCCGGGGTGAGACGAGACAGCCACAAGATGAAAGCCTTTGTGCGCTTTCGGCGGCTCGAAGACGAGAGCTGCGCCAATGGCGAACATTTTGTCTCGTGGTTTGAGCCTGAACACTTTGTGCTCGAGGCGACGGCCCCCTTTTTCGTGCGCCGCTTTGCCAGCATGGATTGGGCCATTATCACACCCTATGCCAGCGCCTTTTGGGATACGGAGACGCTCACTTTTGGACCGGGCGGCCAAAAGAGCGATGTTCCGCAAGAGGATAGCGTCGAGGACGATTGGCGCACCTATTATCGGTCCATTTTCAATCCGGCGCGGTTGAAGGTGTCGATGATGAAATCGGAGATGCCGGTCAAATATTGGAAGAACCTGCCTGAGGCCGAGGAGATTGGAAGCCTCATCCGTGATGCCAAGGCGATGGAAGTGCTGATGATTGCGCAGGCAAGCTCGCAACCGCCAGCGCGCCATATGCGGATGCAGGACCGCGTTGTGGCAGCGCAGCCGGTGGATATTGAAACCCTCGCCGACGCGCGAGAGGCTATCCATTCTTGTAAAAACTGTCCGCTCCACGAATTCGCCACCCAGCCCGTGTTTGGCGAAGGTCCGGAAAACGCAGAGGTTTTGTTTGTTGGGGAACAGCCTGGCGACAGCGAGGACCTCGCGGGAAAGCCCTTCATTGGGCCTGCGGGGCAGGTGTTTGATGAGGTTTTGGGTCGGGTCGGGATCGACCGGAAAAAGATCTATGTGACCAATGCGGTCAAGCATTTCAAATTTGAACCGCGGGGCAAGCGCCGGATCCACCAAAGGCCTAGCGCTGGCGAAGTTCAAGCATGTCGGTTCTGGCTCGATATGGAGATTGCTATGGTGAAGCCCAAAATCATCGTGGCTTTGGGCGCGACAGCGGCGGAAAGCCTGCTCGGTCGGCGTGGCGTTTCCATTGCCGAGAGCCGAGGGAAGCCGTTCGCATTGGACAATGGTGCGCTCCTCTTTGTGACCAATCACCCCTCCTATCTCCTAAGGCTGCCGGACCCTGCAGTGCGGCAGGAGGAAATGGAAAAGTTCCAATCGGATCTGACACTTGTGCGAAACCTCATGATGGAAAAGGATATTCACAGCCTTGGTGCTGAAGCGCTTGACTTCAAAAGCAGACGGTTTTAG
- a CDS encoding putative DNA modification/repair radical SAM protein, producing the protein MAPLTLNRKLAILADAAKYDASCASSGTEKRNSSDGKGIGSTEGSGICHSYAPDGRCISLLKLLLTNFCIYDCAYCINRSSSNVQRARFSVEEMVNLTLDFYRRNYIEGLFLSSGIIKSPDHTMEEMVRVAKALREVHHFKGYIHLKVIPNAAPELLIEAGRWADRLSTNIELPTDVALETLAPEKRPSEIRTAMANLRGKLDEAKPDKKPLLSKAKKQKFAPAGQSTQMIVGADGANDSAILTRAAGLYSGYRLKRVYYSAFSPIPDASSRLPLKAPPLMREHRLYQADWLIRFYGFDVPEIVSGGDDQGLLDLAIDPKLAWALKQRQNFPVDVNRADREMLLRVPGLGVRSVDRIIASRRFQRLRLEDVAKMAASIDKVRPFIAASDWTPGGLTDDAKLRERLAPPPEQMSLF; encoded by the coding sequence ATGGCTCCGCTGACTCTCAACCGAAAGCTCGCTATTCTCGCCGATGCAGCCAAGTATGACGCGTCTTGCGCGTCGAGCGGCACGGAGAAACGCAATAGTTCGGACGGCAAGGGGATTGGCTCGACCGAGGGGAGCGGCATTTGCCATTCCTACGCACCCGATGGCCGCTGCATTAGCCTGCTCAAGCTGCTCCTGACCAATTTCTGCATCTATGATTGTGCTTATTGCATCAATCGTTCGTCCTCCAATGTTCAGCGCGCGCGGTTCTCTGTCGAAGAGATGGTCAACCTCACGCTCGATTTTTATCGTCGCAACTATATTGAAGGCCTTTTTCTATCATCGGGGATAATTAAATCGCCGGACCATACGATGGAGGAGATGGTGCGCGTGGCCAAAGCGCTGCGCGAAGTGCACCATTTCAAGGGCTATATCCATCTTAAGGTGATCCCAAATGCCGCGCCGGAACTGCTTATTGAGGCAGGGCGGTGGGCCGATCGCCTCTCGACCAATATTGAGCTGCCGACCGACGTGGCGCTGGAAACCTTGGCCCCCGAAAAGCGACCATCGGAAATCCGTACGGCCATGGCCAATCTGCGGGGCAAACTGGACGAGGCCAAGCCCGATAAAAAGCCGCTGTTGAGCAAGGCAAAAAAGCAGAAATTCGCGCCTGCCGGGCAGTCCACGCAGATGATCGTGGGCGCAGACGGGGCCAATGACAGCGCAATCCTTACCCGCGCGGCCGGGCTTTATTCGGGCTATCGGCTGAAGCGGGTGTACTACTCTGCATTTTCGCCCATTCCTGACGCATCGTCGCGCCTGCCGCTGAAGGCACCGCCGCTGATGCGGGAACATCGGCTCTACCAGGCCGATTGGCTTATTCGGTTTTATGGATTTGATGTTCCTGAAATTGTTTCGGGTGGGGATGATCAGGGGCTGCTCGATCTCGCGATCGACCCCAAATTGGCTTGGGCCCTGAAACAGCGACAGAATTTTCCCGTGGATGTGAACCGCGCCGATCGGGAAATGTTGCTGCGCGTGCCTGGGCTTGGCGTGCGTAGCGTCGATCGCATCATCGCTTCGCGTCGGTTCCAGCGCCTCAGGCTTGAAGATGTGGCGAAGATGGCCGCGTCGATCGACAAGGTTCGCCCCTTTATCGCTGCCTCCGATTGGACGCCGGGCGGGCTGACCGACGACGCAAAGCTTCGCGAAAGGCTCGCCCCGCCGCCTGAGCAAATGAGCCTGTTTTAA
- a CDS encoding DUF2200 domain-containing protein, with the protein MDSDHTRLFNYTFGKIYVLYLQKIERKGRSKEELDQVLFWLTGHDAQSLGEAIADERTLEAFFARAPKLNPAKSLITGVICGVRVQDIDNQTVQNIRFMDKLVDEMAKGKALNKIMRS; encoded by the coding sequence ATGGATAGCGATCACACACGCCTATTCAATTACACATTCGGCAAAATCTATGTGCTCTATCTGCAAAAAATTGAGCGTAAAGGACGCTCGAAAGAGGAACTCGACCAGGTCTTGTTCTGGCTCACCGGCCACGATGCGCAGAGCCTGGGCGAGGCGATAGCAGATGAACGCACGCTTGAAGCCTTCTTTGCCCGAGCGCCAAAACTCAATCCTGCTAAGTCACTCATAACGGGCGTGATCTGCGGTGTCCGCGTTCAAGACATCGACAATCAGACCGTTCAGAACATCCGCTTCATGGACAAATTGGTCGATGAAATGGCCAAAGGCAAAGCACTCAATAAAATAATGCGAAGCTAA
- a CDS encoding DUF4344 domain-containing metallopeptidase encodes MRLACFGAVGMLALALNPAFAQAEPSETNQDFMALEAGVPLELLPGEVVGDALGQYRFTLEFAPTQNNELALIKNMLERTGVFASVLDELSDQIALPETVPVIFQECGEPNAYWSRNDHTVTMCYELAAQFFDDYSTLDNKFAPIFPWADHRQVTIGSTLFVLLHEIGHGMVTLFDLPITGREEDVVDQFAIFIVTNSDEEDQALAERPSRLALLAAYGMMRTELPMERAPRHYWGDEHSLAQQRGMDMLCMVFGSDPDAYSLPVMPGFTMIADYAAQNPDAFTGPALVEALNRADDLNLIPWMRARLCPMDYAKYEASWDYLIETFMTPKSN; translated from the coding sequence ATGAGACTTGCGTGTTTCGGCGCAGTGGGGATGTTGGCTTTGGCCCTAAATCCGGCTTTTGCGCAAGCAGAGCCAAGCGAGACCAATCAAGATTTCATGGCTTTAGAAGCCGGTGTCCCGCTCGAACTACTCCCCGGGGAAGTCGTCGGTGATGCACTTGGCCAATATAGATTCACCTTAGAGTTCGCTCCGACACAGAACAACGAACTCGCTCTGATCAAGAATATGCTTGAACGGACTGGCGTTTTCGCCAGCGTTCTCGATGAGCTTTCTGACCAGATCGCCCTTCCTGAAACCGTGCCCGTGATTTTCCAAGAGTGCGGCGAACCCAATGCCTACTGGAGCCGCAACGACCACACCGTAACCATGTGCTACGAACTCGCGGCCCAGTTTTTTGATGATTATTCGACGCTGGACAACAAGTTCGCACCAATTTTCCCATGGGCGGACCACCGCCAAGTCACCATTGGCTCAACGCTTTTCGTGCTCCTGCACGAAATCGGCCATGGAATGGTGACACTCTTCGACCTGCCCATCACCGGCCGCGAAGAAGATGTGGTCGATCAGTTTGCAATCTTTATCGTCACCAACTCCGATGAGGAGGATCAGGCTCTGGCGGAGCGCCCGTCGCGCCTAGCCCTCTTGGCTGCCTATGGGATGATGAGAACAGAACTGCCGATGGAACGTGCGCCGCGCCACTACTGGGGCGATGAGCACAGCTTAGCGCAACAGCGCGGCATGGACATGCTCTGCATGGTATTTGGTTCCGATCCCGACGCTTACTCCTTACCAGTAATGCCCGGTTTCACCATGATCGCCGACTACGCCGCGCAGAACCCGGACGCCTTCACAGGTCCTGCACTGGTTGAAGCGCTGAACCGAGCGGACGATCTCAATCTCATCCCGTGGATGCGCGCTCGGCTGTGCCCTATGGACTATGCCAAATATGAGGCGAGCTGGGACTATTTGATTGAAACTTTCATGACCCCGAAGTCGAACTGA
- a CDS encoding DUF4344 domain-containing metallopeptidase, with translation MKLTSLVLATAVLSLGVTAVLAQDTGAADNVETPTLIEKADLEALEPGAAAGQQLGEHRFIVSFEETTTRAEALVRTTLQNEPAFVGLLDSLADQIALPQDVPVRFKNCGESNAYWSPALKEISMCYELLTGFNQSFQEKEDAYRNAFKWADQVEVLLGSTAFVMLHEIGHGMVDLFELPVTGREEDAVDQFATFLLLAADEPGQPLQERSSRLALLGAYFFESLLPIGVEVNQRYWADTHTFGAKRSIDIMCLLMGAAPETYAEIVVSGGTMLNSFYNDHPEFIVGREAEWIAKTDDLNLVPFSRVSKCAQEYARYSGGWKYLIETFMTPQAH, from the coding sequence ATGAAACTCACATCTCTCGTTCTTGCCACAGCGGTTCTCTCCCTTGGCGTAACCGCAGTCTTGGCTCAGGACACCGGCGCCGCAGATAACGTTGAAACGCCAACCCTGATCGAAAAAGCCGACCTTGAGGCTCTCGAACCTGGTGCAGCGGCCGGCCAGCAACTCGGCGAGCACCGGTTCATCGTCTCCTTCGAGGAAACGACAACGCGCGCAGAAGCGCTCGTACGAACGACGCTGCAGAACGAGCCAGCGTTTGTTGGCTTGTTGGACTCTCTTGCCGATCAGATTGCCCTGCCGCAGGACGTGCCGGTCCGATTTAAGAACTGCGGGGAATCCAACGCGTACTGGAGCCCGGCCTTAAAAGAAATAAGTATGTGCTACGAGCTCTTAACCGGGTTCAACCAGAGCTTTCAGGAGAAAGAGGACGCCTATCGGAACGCCTTTAAGTGGGCCGACCAGGTCGAAGTTCTTCTCGGCTCAACAGCATTCGTAATGCTCCACGAGATCGGCCACGGCATGGTCGATTTGTTCGAACTACCCGTCACGGGCCGCGAAGAAGATGCCGTAGACCAGTTCGCCACCTTCCTTTTGCTCGCAGCAGATGAACCCGGGCAACCCCTGCAGGAGCGCTCCTCACGCCTCGCTCTACTGGGGGCCTACTTCTTTGAAAGCTTGCTTCCGATCGGGGTGGAGGTGAACCAAAGATATTGGGCCGATACCCATACGTTCGGTGCCAAGCGCAGCATCGACATCATGTGTCTGCTCATGGGTGCCGCCCCGGAAACCTATGCCGAGATCGTTGTCTCGGGCGGCACGATGCTCAATAGTTTCTACAATGACCACCCTGAATTCATCGTCGGTCGTGAAGCCGAATGGATCGCGAAAACGGATGATCTCAATCTTGTCCCGTTCAGCCGTGTCAGCAAATGCGCTCAGGAATACGCGCGCTACTCTGGTGGCTGGAAATATCTCATTGAGACGTTCATGACCCCACAGGCGCACTGA
- a CDS encoding IS1 family transposase, protein MDCPDCSSTATVKRGLKAGYQRFSCKQCGRYFTDRAPKFSAETKAQAVQMYLNGTGIRAIGRVLSASPAAVLKWIRKEHDILQERIAAQRGTPASGPDIIEMDEIYTYVQKNSSERLSGPFIAEDSAALLPTTSVTKA, encoded by the coding sequence ATGGATTGTCCAGATTGTTCTAGCACTGCCACGGTCAAGCGCGGCCTCAAGGCGGGTTACCAGCGATTTAGCTGTAAGCAGTGTGGTCGGTACTTTACTGATCGCGCCCCTAAATTCAGCGCTGAGACAAAAGCGCAGGCCGTTCAGATGTATCTCAACGGCACCGGCATTAGGGCCATTGGGCGCGTCCTTTCGGCCTCCCCAGCCGCGGTCCTTAAATGGATCCGCAAGGAGCACGACATCTTGCAAGAGCGGATTGCGGCTCAGCGCGGTACGCCAGCGAGCGGGCCCGATATTATTGAGATGGACGAGATCTATACCTACGTCCAAAAAAACAGCAGCGAGCGGTTATCTGGACCGTTTATAGCCGAAGACAGCGCCGCGTTGTTGCCCACCACATCGGTGACAAAGGCGTAG
- a CDS encoding ring-cleaving dioxygenase, translated as MTLELGGIHHLTAVTADAPRNLKFYTKTLGMRLIKKTVNQDDTSAYHLFYGDGVASPGADMTFFDFPTMREQRGNHTVGRTGLRVDSEATLQWWKEHLADQNVATSGIKERFGHVSMDFEDFEGQRFRLLVDDKNKVVPWAKSPVPAEKQIIGLGPITLSVPELAPTDAMLTRVMNMRQVRNYPARDRKGEVFVYEMGPGGPGAEVHVSVNPDLPRARPGAGGVHHVAFRTKDQDDLRAWIDRINSFGIRSSGEVERFYFTSLYFHEPNGILFELATDVPGFAADEPMETLGESLALPPFLEPHRAQIEAGLKPLE; from the coding sequence ATGACCCTGGAACTTGGCGGCATTCACCATCTGACGGCAGTGACGGCAGATGCACCGCGCAACCTGAAATTCTACACGAAGACCCTGGGCATGCGTCTGATCAAGAAGACGGTCAATCAGGACGACACCTCGGCCTATCACCTGTTTTATGGTGACGGCGTTGCCTCTCCGGGCGCAGACATGACCTTCTTCGACTTCCCCACCATGCGTGAACAGCGCGGTAATCACACCGTCGGCCGCACCGGCCTGCGTGTTGACAGCGAAGCGACCTTGCAATGGTGGAAGGAACATCTGGCTGATCAGAATGTTGCGACCAGCGGCATCAAAGAACGCTTTGGCCATGTCTCGATGGATTTTGAGGATTTCGAAGGCCAACGCTTCCGCCTCCTCGTCGACGACAAGAACAAGGTTGTTCCTTGGGCGAAGTCGCCGGTCCCAGCCGAAAAGCAGATTATCGGCCTTGGCCCGATCACGCTGTCTGTGCCGGAGCTGGCGCCAACCGATGCGATGCTAACCCGCGTCATGAACATGCGTCAGGTCCGCAACTATCCGGCCCGCGACCGCAAGGGCGAGGTTTTCGTTTACGAAATGGGTCCCGGCGGTCCGGGCGCTGAAGTGCATGTCTCGGTCAACCCTGATCTGCCACGGGCTCGCCCGGGCGCTGGTGGGGTGCACCATGTCGCCTTCCGCACCAAGGATCAGGATGATCTGCGCGCTTGGATCGATCGCATCAACAGCTTCGGCATTCGCTCGTCGGGCGAAGTGGAGCGCTTCTACTTCACCTCGCTCTACTTCCATGAGCCGAACGGCATCCTGTTCGAACTGGCGACAGACGTTCCTGGCTTTGCTGCAGACGAACCAATGGAAACTCTGGGCGAAAGCCTAGCGCTACCACCATTCCTTGAGCCGCACCGCGCTCAAATCGAAGCGGGCCTGAAGCCACTCGAATAA